From the Saccharomycodes ludwigii strain NBRC 1722 chromosome I, whole genome shotgun sequence genome, one window contains:
- a CDS encoding uncharacterized protein (similar to Saccharomyces cerevisiae YMR196W | putative protein of unknown function) — translation MNKERERLQQDRNHEKYWKRWGPYLSERAWATVREDYSQNGDAWSDFPFEQANKRVFRWGEDGLFGCSDNKQLICFNVAMWNNKDSIIKERLFGCTGPQGNHGEDVKELYFYLDNLPSHSYMKSIYKYPFSKPFPYEKVVEENCKRGYQDREFEIFDVDGLFQDNDGDTPYFDVLFEMAKDDENPEELNFRITAYNRSDKLSGELYLMPQVLFRNTWSWCEEGKNATKKKRPLISKIDDHCIKVCEPSKFGERFVYFAPSSGQFGDTDDPNYSNYENFVDDIEPTFLFTNNESNLKKLFGEKETNASPYTKDAFNEYLVNGDKTACNFESMQGTKCCATYHFPSIPPGDYVTVRYRFTNRDYLETSRDTCPFDEEEFDDLFEKKEEESNIFYEGVTSKNIDPSLRLVQRQAFAGLLWSKQFYHLIQEYWSLGDPEAKTKPPPNRANGRNTDWKHMYAEDILSLPDKWEYPFFASWDSSFHCIPLALIDPEFAKKQLDVLTREWYMHPNGQIPAYEWNFSDVNPPVHAWAAYRVFKIERNMYGTPDRVFLERVFQKLLLNFTWWVNRKDAFGKNVFEGGFLGLDNIGVFNRSEPLPTGGTLEQADSTGWMAFFSLQMLNIALELAMENPVYEDIASKFFEHFVFISDALSWEYMDDRGNVKVGSLWNEKDQFFYDAISYGDNVKQQLTVRSLVGLIPLYACLTLEPQILDRFPNFKKRLEWFVDNKGPMFERNTASVTRRGVGERLLLSLVSKEKLEAILKRMLDPNEFFSPYGIRSLSKYHKDHPYSINAGGTMYTISYLPGESDSGMFGGNSNWRGPIWFPTNFLIVESLQRFFLYYGSDFKVECPTGSGQYLNLVQVAQEIEHRLMKLFLYDGNGVRVCYEDQEHGAFLSNDLFFQECIPFFEYFDGDTGRGLGASHQCGWTALVAKFIHDNGSSCVVLDSATLSPTSTNTSSKSEYNVHFHKRTAFRRRSSKSLVSLAVSQLDLSVEEGKIHKNLSYKSSKEIHTKSSD, via the coding sequence ATGAATAAAGAGCGTGAAAGATTACAACAAGACAGAAACCATGAAAAATACTGGAAGAGATGGGGTCCTTATTTAAGTGAAAGAGCTTGGGCAACGGTCAGAGAAGATTATTCCCAAAATGGCGATGCCTGGTCTGATTTCCCGTTCGAACAAGCAAATAAAAGAGTATTCAGATGGGGTGAAGATGGGCTATTTGGCTGTAGTGATAACAAACAGTTAATATGTTTTAATGTTGCTATGTGGAACAATAAAGATTCtattataaaagaaagattATTTGGGTGCACTGGTCCTCAAGGTAACCATGGAGAGGATGTCAAAGAGCTATATTTCTACTTGGATAATTTACCATCTCACTCTTATATGAAGTCTATTTATAAATACCCGTTTAGTAAACCGTTCCCTTACGAAAAAGTGGTTGAAGAAAATTGCAAAAGGGGCTACCAAGACAGagaatttgaaatttttgatGTTGATGGGTTGTTCCAAGACAATGATGGTGACACGCCTTATTTCGATGTTCTTTTCGAAATGGCCAAGGACGATGAAAACCCTGAAGAGTTAAATTTTAGAATTACTGCCTATAATCGTAGTGACAAGTTAAGTGGTGAGCTATACTTGATGCCACAAGTTTTATTTAGGAACACTTGGTCATGGTGCGAAGAGGGTAAAAATgctaccaaaaaaaaacgtcctcttatttcaaaaattgaCGATCATTGTATCAAAGTCTGTGAACCAAGCAAATTTGGTGAaagatttgtttattttgcGCCATCTTCGGGTCAATTTGGCGACACTGATGATCCTAATTACAGCAACTATGAAAATTTTGTAGACGACATCGAACCTACTTTCTTGTTTACCAATAACGAATCcaatttaaagaaattattcGGTGAGAAAGAAACTAATGCTTCACCTTACACAAAGGATGCATTCAATGAATATCTTGTCAATGGGGACAAAACTGCCTGTAACTTTGAATCGATGCAAGGCACCAAGTGTTGTGCTACTTATCATTTCCCCAGTATTCCACCTGGCGACTATGTTACGGTTCGTTATAGGTTTACCAACCGTGATTATTTGGAAACTAGTAGGGATACATGCCCatttgatgaagaagaatttgatgatttgtttgaaaaaaaagaggaggaatccaatattttttatgagGGCGTCacttcaaaaaatattgatccATCTCTAAGGTTGGTACAAAGACAAGCTTTTGCCGGTTTGTTATGGTCGAAACAATTCTATCACTTAATACAAGAATACTGGAGCTTAGGTGATCCCGAAGCTAAAACTAAACCGCCTCCAAACAGAGCTAATGGCAGAAACACCGATTGGAAACATATGTATGCGGAAGATATTTTATCCCTACCAGATAAATGGGAATATCCGTTTTTCGCTTCGTGGGACTCTTCTTTCCATTGTATCCCGCTTGCCCTGATTGATCCGGAATTTGCCAAAAAGCAGTTAGATGTCTTAACAAGAGAATGGTACATGCATCCGAATGGTCAAATACCTGCTTATGAATGGAATTTTAGCGACGTCAACCCACCAGTACATGCTTGGGCGGCATATAGGGTATTCAAAATCGAGAGAAATATGTATGGCACCCCAGACCGGGTTTTTTTAGAAAGGGTGTTTCaaaaattgttgttaaATTTCACTTGGTGGGTTAACAGGAAAGATGCATTTGggaaaaatgtttttgagGGCGGGTTTTTAGGACTAGACAACATTGGGGTTTTCAATAGAAGCGAACCTTTACCAACAGGCGGTACTTTAGAACAGGCTGATTCCACTGGTTGGATGGCCTTTTTTTCACTACAAATGTTGAATATTGCGCTTGAGTTGGCCATGGAAAATCCTGTTTATGAAGATATTGCTTCTAAGTTTTTTGaacattttgtttttattagcGACGCTTTATCCTGGGAGTACATGGATGATAGAGGAAATGTCAAAGTTGGAAGTCTTTGGAATGAAAAagaccaatttttttatgatgCTATTTCGTACGGCGATAATGTTAAGCAACAATTGACTGTTAGATCATTAGTTGGTTTAATCCCACTTTATGCTTGCTTGACTTTGGAACCTCAAATATTGGATAGATTTcccaattttaaaaaaagattggaATGGTTTGTTGACAACAAGGGCCCCATGTTTGAAAGAAATACAGCTAGCGTGACCAGAAGAGGTGTGGGCGAGAGGTTATTGTTAAGTTTGGTGTCCAAGGAAAAATTAGAggcaattttaaaaaggatGCTTGATCCCAACGAATTTTTTTCGCCTTATGGCATTAGATCTTTATCCAAATATCACAAAGACCATCCTTATTCTATCAACGCTGGGGGAACCATGTATACCATATCCTATTTACCTGGAGAAAGTGATTCGGGTATGTTTGGTGGAAATTCTAATTGGAGAGGTCCCATTTGGTTTCCAACAAATTTCTTGATTGTGGAAAGTCTACAAAgatttttcctttattaTGGTTCTGATTTTAAAGTCGAGTGCCCTACAGGCAGTGGCCAGTATTTAAATTTGGTGCAGGTAGCACAAGAGATCGAGCACAGATTGatgaaactttttttatacgATGGTAATGGGGTTAGGGTTTGTTATGAAGACCAAGAGCATGGTGCCTTTTTAAgcaatgatttatttttccaagAGTGTATCccattttttgaatattttgatGGGGATACTGGACGTGGACTAGGCGCTTCTCACCAATGCGGCTGGACTGCTTTGGTGGCTAAATTTATTCATGATAATGGTTCATCCTGTGTCGTTTTAGATAGTGCAACTTTGTCACCCACCAGCACTAATACTAGTAGTAAGAGTGAATACAATGTCCATTTTCATAAGAGAACAGCTTTCAGAAGACGTTCATCTAAAAGCTTGGTTAGCCTTGCAGTATCCCAATTAGATTTAAGTGTAGAAGAAGGGAAAATACATAAAAACTTGAGTTATAAGAGTTCCAAAGAAATTCACACTAAATCTTCcgattaa
- the BBP1 gene encoding Bbp1p yields MDKPELLEDADNDSTNTGIIKWTIDAIFGNRSNNNNPIENDTNETYSDHNILSDSLDLGTPRIEKKVKSTNQVPTNPFNLYPYDDNDTFKYKKELKGKLKENYAKTYKQENDNVNKNAIAVPGGFSKINTDNEIGSQLVDNIISTIDSNNNRLKDLSNKIHLSSSIEEEEKYKIKYLQIRQELIKELRSSKELYDKYYQLYQLYSDLLKDNEECYKIIETLNNRVIELERGRRNNDL; encoded by the coding sequence ATGGACAAACCAGAACTATTAGAAGATGCTGATAATGATAGTACTAATACgggaataataaaatggaCTATAGATGCTATTTTTGGTAATAggagtaataataataatccaaTAGAAAATGACACTAATGAGACTTATAGCGatcataatatattatcGGATTCCTTGGATTTGGGAACGCCCAggattgaaaaaaaagtaaagtCTACTAATCAAGTTCCTACTAACCCTTTTAATTTGTATCCatatgatgataatgataccTTCAAATATAAGAAAGAACTTAAAGGCaagttaaaagaaaattatgcAAAAACTTATAAGCAAGAAAATGACAATGTTAATAAGAATGCTATTGCTGTCCCTGGTggtttttccaaaataaatacagaCAATGAAATAGGATCACAACTTGTTGACAATATAATAAGCACTATAGATTCAAACAATAACAGACTAAAAGATCTATCTAACAAGATACATTTATCATCATCCatagaggaagaagaaaagtacaaaattaaataccTGCAAATAAGACAAGaactaataaaagaattgCGTTCTTCAAAAGAGTTGTACGACAAGTATTATCAATTATACCAATTATACAGTGATTTGTTAAAGGATAATGAGGAATGTtacaaaattattgaaactttaaataataGAGTTATTGAATTGGAAAGAGGGCGGCGAAATAAtgatttataa
- the CMC4 gene encoding Cmc4p (similar to Saccharomyces cerevisiae YMR194C-B | CMC4 | Cx9C Motif-Containing protein): MTNTTSCGTEPCKKQACAIQDCLKKNGYDDQKCIEKIMRLYNCCFNYYKESGETKTICCPTIEKLHEKMLNLDIAKS; encoded by the coding sequence ATGACAAACACTACATCGTGCGGCACAGAACCTTGTAAAAAACAAGCATGTGCCATACAAGATtgtttaaagaaaaatggtTATGATGACCAAAAAtgtattgaaaaaataatgagattatataattgttgttttaattaCTATAAAGAAAGTGGAGAAACAAAGACAATATGTTGTCCTACAATTGAAAAGTTGCAcgaaaaaatgttaaatcTTGACATTGCAAAAAGCTGA
- the CIK1 gene encoding Cik1p (similar to Saccharomyces cerevisiae YPL252C | YAH1 | Yeast Adrenodoxin Homolog) encodes MFKVLPSSLLLKSSARIKRNILYKPIISFTSPTVVTPRFLSTTLPRLHGHLHKPKPGEELHCTFILKDGTQKKFTVAKGDTLLDIAQGHNLDMEGACGGSCACSTCHVIVDPEYYDLLPEPDDDENDMLDLAYGLTETSRLGCCIKMNKDIDGIRVALPQMTRNVQTSDFYNMNKTQNEQQQKHHRSNTVTSSSKIPQLLNTKNNTYTNILPLKRNNITVFLKQERSKIPKLHSVQSTTSVENSPAVTTNNNTRRHTTMFHSIVNGNTATTGDNSISYKPLHRRTTLSFGYHSNNDNNNNNNNNNNQQVIAENDHTAKFNRKLSLGPSGRSTQKISFYSDPQVIEEMTNKQRKLLKNMSIYKKTINGIDEEIEVLQKETIPNLKYTINKKATLINKLRSDIDAIDLKIQDLHKKKNSLVLNNELKLENMKLENDIKLQNMENEFFEKFNDYKRNIIEESQERLRVYKLEKLQECELNTQSEELNELLVKRKNALKALQLENLDKISKLRGDLTHRFENFKITENEPINALLRERDERLNVNYGRLEHKKRELLEQIEIKNGLKLKLQDDLVILQKTLKNLQNNQDLRQNLENLKKNDYEILSEKLRIRGEQVSALEHAYNSTFDRMEQEQKHRRELENSIDELSGCNVRNFARISCKIGANLKINYMDKEIVVCGDAANKLRFNRIFPMDLVTQDEIFNDECEIFFKDCFSNKTSFSIYNMYEVNDDFEDRYLMRSSFMKSLQRYVSDTDGFDQAQCVIVNDNNNSNKNNDLTSLDVLNPASTDNISISLLPSGNGENNKISIELNSSVIKNNWDALIRDLDILKDFEYYKEYLTDGILILNIKCANKMEIFYIEQQQLNLLHLHQKNDSINHMNSDKNDFTNKLFKKIIEETKPVLITNVYNGSKLL; translated from the exons ATGTTTAAAGTTTTACCCTCCTCTTTGCTGTTGAAAAGCTCAGCtagaataaaaagaaacatcTTGTACAAGCCCATTATTAGTTTTACGTCGCCAACGGTGGTTACTCCAAGATTTTTGTCAACAACTTTACCAAGATTACATGGCCATTTACACAAACCAAAACCAGGAGAAGAATTACACTGTACctttattttgaaagatggcactcaaaaaaaatttacagTTGCTAAGGGTGACACTTTATTAGATATTGCCCAAGGCCATAACTTAGATATGGAAGGCGCCTGTGGTGGTTCATGTGCCTGTTCTACCTGTCATGTTATAGTTGACCCTGAATACTATGATTTATTGCCAGAACCTGATGATGACGAAAACGATATGTTAGACTTAGCTTACGGTTTAACTGAAACCAGCAGATTGGGCTGTTGTATCAAAATGAATAAGGATATAGATGGCATTAGAGTTGCTTTACCTCAAATGACTAGGAACGTTCAAACAAGTGATTTTTA TAATATGAATAAAACACAAAatgaacaacaacaaaaacatcaTAGAAGCAATACCGTTACAAGTAGTAGTAAGATACCTCAACTTTTAAACactaaaaacaatactTATACCAATATCCTTCCtcttaaaagaaataatataactgtttttttaaagcaaGAACGTTCCAAAATTCCAAAATTGCATTCTGTCCAGAGTACTACTTCAGTTGAAAATAGTCCCGCTGTAaccaccaataataatacaagaAGACATACTACTATGTTTCATTCAATTGTAAATGGTAACACCGCTACAACCGGTGATAACTCAATATCATACAAACCATTGCATCGTAGAACAACCCTATCATTCGGATACCATAgcaacaatgataataataacaacaacaacaacaacaacaatcaaCAGGTGATTGCTGAAAACGACCACACAGCCAAGTTTAATAGAAAATTAAGTTTAGGTCCAAGTGGAAGAAGTACACagaaaatatctttttataGCGATCCGCAAGTTATTGAAGAAATGACTAATAAACAAAGGAAATTGCTAAAAAATATGtcaatttataaaaaaacaatcaaTGGAATTGACGAGGAAATTGAAGTTTTACAAAAAGAGACTATACCGAATTTAAAATAcactattaataaaaaggcAACGctgataaataaattacgTAGCGACATAGACGCGATTGATTTGAAGATACAAGACTtgcacaaaaaaaaaaattcactGGTGTTGAATAATGAACTCAAATTAGAAAACATgaaattggaaaatgatATCAAGTTACAAAATATggaaaatgaattttttgagAAATTTAATGATTACAAAcgaaatattattgaagaATCCCAGGAACGATTGAGAGTCTACAAACTTGAGAAATTACAAGAATGTGAGCTAAATACGCAAAGTGAAGAGTTGAATGAATTGTTAGTGAAACGGAAGAATGCTTTGAAAGCTTTACAATTAGAAAACTTGGATAAGATTAGTAAACTTCGAGGCGATTTGACTCACCGCtttgaaaactttaaaatcaCCGAAAACGAACCGATAAATGCATTGTTACGAGAAAGAGACGAAAGACTAAATGTTAATTATGGTAGATTAgaacataaaaaaagggagCTTTTGGAACAgattgaaattaaaaacggattgaaattaaaattacaaGACGACTTGGtgattttacaaaaaactttgaaaaatttacaaaataacCAAGATTTGAGacaaaatttggaaaatttgaagaaaaatgatTATGAAATTCTATCTGAAAAGTTACGCATAAGGGGAGAACAGGTTTCAGCTTTGGAACATGCATATAATAGCACCTTTGATAGAATGGAACAGGAACAAAAACATAGAAGAGAGTTGGAAAATTCCATAGATGAATTGAGCGGTTGTAACGTTAGAAACTTTGCTCGCATTTCCTGTAAAATTGGCGccaatttaaaaatcaattatATGGACAAAGAGATTGTAGTTTGTGGCGATGCTGCTAATAAATTAAGATTTAACAGAATTTTCCCCATGGATCTAGTTACACAAGATGAAATTTTCAATGACGAATGCgagatttttttcaagGATTGTTTTAGCAATAAAACAAGCTTCAGTATTTACAATATGTATGAGGTGaatgatgattttgaaGATAGGTATTTAATGAGGTCGAGCTTTATGAAAAGTTTGCAGCGTTATGTGAGTGACACTGATGGATTTGATCAAGCTCAGTGCGTTATAGtgaatgataataataacagcaacaaaaacaatgatTTAACTTCTTTGGATGTGTTGAATCCAGCTTCTACTGATAACATAAGTATAAGTCTATTACCATCAGGTAATGGcgaaaacaataaaatttcaattGAATTAAATTCCTCTGTcatcaaaaacaattggGATGCCTTAATAAGGGActtagatattttaaaagattttgaGTATTATAAAGAATATTTAACCGATGggatattaattttaaatattaaatgtgccaataaaatggaaatcTTTTACATTGAGCAACAACAGTTAAATCTTTTACACCTACATCAAAAGAATGATAGTATTAACCATATGAACAGTGACAAGAATGATTTCACtaacaaattatttaagaaaataattgaaGAAACAAAACCTGTATTGATAACTAACGTTTATAATGGCTCTAAATTGTTATAA
- the TML25 gene encoding palmitoyl-(protein) hydrolase (similar to Saccharomyces cerevisiae YLR118C | acyl-protein thioesterase responsible for depalmitoylation of Gpa1p) — MTSRLVRIPSLVTPASSTLIFLHGLGDSGDGWVSLARYLQVEFPKIFNKTQFVFPTAPVINVTVNNNFPMNAWFDLYEFGSSGNFNFESIENQYPKRDTEGFIKSLDYINELIDEQVNKYGIDPSKIVIGGFSQGAALSLAVSLTAKKKIGGILSLSGFPVLPIPKAKALLSDSGAVNLNTPTFHGHGDVDPVIPLMLGRYSKEYYVHQVGSLTNYTLREYNGMAHSTCDEELKDIADFLQKVYQD, encoded by the coding sequence ATGACTTCTCGACTCGTTCGGATACCATCGTTGGTGACTCCAGCATCAAGCACcttaatatttttgcaTGGTCTAGGTGATTCAGGTGACGGTTGGGTTTCTTTAGCCAGATATCTACAAGTTGAATTTcccaaaatatttaacaaaaCTCAATTTGTATTCCCCACAGCACCAGTAATTAATGTCACAGTCAATAATAACTTCCCCATGAATGCATGGTTTGATCTCTATGAGTTTGGATCTTCTggtaattttaattttgaatcTATTGAAAACCAATATCCTAAAAGGGACACTGAGGGCTTTATTAAATCTCTGGATTATATAAATGAGCTAATTGATGAACAGGTTAATAAATATGGTATAGACCCATCAAAGATTGTGATTGGGGGCTTTAGTCAAGGTGCCGCTTTATCTTTAGCCGTCTCATTAACTgctaaaaagaaaatcgGTGGAATTCTCTCCCTAAGTGGTTTTCCAGTATTGCCTATACCAAAAGCCAAAGCTTTGTTAAGTGACAGTGGTGCTGTTAATTTGAATACACCTACCTTCCATGGTCATGGTGATGTAGATCCTGTCATTCCACTTATGTTGGGAAGATACTCTAAGGAGTATTATGTTCACCAAGTTGGAAGTTTGACTAATTACACCTTAAGGGAATACAACGGTATGGCACACTCAACCTGCGAtgaagaattaaaagaCATAGCTGATTTCCTGCAAAAAGTATATCAAgactaa
- the VTI1 gene encoding v-SNARE protein VTI1 (similar to Saccharomyces cerevisiae YMR197C | VTI1 | Vps10 (Ten) Interacting), translated as MTSLLDTYESEFKTTYDRGVQLLSSINLTSGNSNNNNIVLKQVENFKDDLIELIQQMELEVNSIGNTAIKIKNKTKIRNYKDQLTKNIKIPLDKLTNDNLNNQNRDELLSLNDSDNNINSEQRQQLLQSQQILSKSSNKLRDASQIANETEGIGAEIMLDLRSQRETLENARQTLFQADGYVDKSIKTLKTMTRRLLANKFISYAIIAALVLLILLVLYSKF; from the coding sequence atgactTCTTTGTTAGATACCTATGAATCTGAATTTAAGACTACTTATGATAGAGGCGTCCAGTTATTATCCTCAATAAACTTAACGTCaggtaatagtaataacaataatatagTTCTAAAACAagttgaaaattttaaagatgATTTAATAGAATTAATACAACAGATGGAATTGGAAGTAAATTCTATAGGTAATACCGccattaaaataaaaaataaaacaaaaattagaaattaTAAGGATCAATTAAcgaaaaatatcaaaattcCTTTAGACAAATTAACCAACGATAATTTAAACAACCAAAACAGAGATGAATTATTATCCTTAAATGATAGCGATAACAATATAAATTCCGAACAAAGACAACAACTGTTACAATCGCAACAAATTTTATCTAAATCATCAAACAAATTAAGAGATGCCTCGCAAATTGCCAACGAAACTGAAGGTATTGGTGCTGAAATCATGCTAGATTTAAGATCTCAGCGAGAAACGTTGGAAAACGCCAGACAAACCCTATTTCAAGCTGATGGTTATGTTGACAAAAGTATAAAAACCTTGAAAACTATGACCAGAAGATTATTAGCCAACAAGTTTATTAGTTACGCCATTATTGCCGCTTTGGttctattaatattgttggttCTATACTctaagttttaa
- the HFI1 gene encoding Hfi1p (similar to Saccharomyces cerevisiae YPL254W | HFI1 | Histone H2A Functional Interactor) — MSVNPRATITEALVSNGNGSNGTPVNNVTSKHLINSAPTNNITNKINFINISELIDDLNEALGKQLWIKYAQSVSLFILGKRTRTELVQDINSIIYELDNLTTTTTTTTTTTTTTTTTTTTTTTNPNTTSTTIYKLHNQLMLTILANSLISNKNGVNIGNGFNTVTDIGNSTVNGNKPNKVTKTQQKQHQTSQIESYKRVVMSLPIQDRKRMSKITREAGKRGFVLCSVLQTRLATLPKIPAIASQETLNRIRNYQQQQQQQQQQQQQPGKGPDNSSKNNKSTKNNVANETIGTPLEWSHEVCNAYTQPLSQELYALPDNENLYTRMVGLARENGLVGTVDVKCCDVLNCALEQYLRNIVESGIDFIRYRAKKYSGLYDLDENGFYTEVDTTNTYNSNGHDAHKNKWGTASNDNSNNMKDTTKHKEPMSSLFLTNEDLLDTFSLYPNLIEPSSVYYNLTCNYSRNDDEMVIKKSRIDDMPFFEKEKPSFVPVDDRNNGTREELNWLIRNILTNE, encoded by the coding sequence ATGAGTGTAAATCCTAGAGCAACAATAACAGAAGCCCTAGTATCCAATGGTAATGGTAGTAACGGCACTCCTGTAAACAATGTTACCAGTAAACATCTAATTAACAGCGCTCccactaataatatcactaataaaataaattttataaatatatctGAATTAATAGACGATTTAAATGAGGCCTTGGGTAAACAATTATGGATAAAATATGCTCAGTCTGTCTCTTTGTTCATATTAGGTAAGAGAACCAGGACAGAATTAGTCCAAGATATCAATAGTATAATATATGAATTGGACAATcttactaccactactactactactactactactactactactactactactactaccactactactactactaacCCTAACACTACTAGCACCACTATTTATAAGTTGCATAATCAATTGATGCTAACTATTTTGGCTAATTCcttaatatcaaataaaaatggcgTAAATATTGGAAATGGCTTTAACACGGTTACCGATATTGGCAATAGTACTGTCAATGGTAATAAACCCAATAAAGTTACAAAAACgcaacaaaaacaacatcaaACCTCGCAAATTGAAAGTTATAAAAGAGTCGTTATGTCACTACCCATACAGGACCGTAAAAGAATGAGTAAAATTACAAGAGAAGCTGGGAAAAGGGGATTTGTTTTATGTTCTGTGTTACAAACCAGATTAGCCACTTTACCCAAGATACCTGCTATTGCATCACAAGAAACTTTGAATAGGATAAGAAACTAccagcagcagcaacaacaacaacaacaacaacagcaacaaccaGGGAAGGGTCCAGATAACAGTAGcaagaataataaatctacaaaaaataatgtgGCCAATGAAACTATAGGTACTCCTTTAGAATGGTCACATGAAGTATGTAACGCTTACACTCAACCTCTATCCCAGGAACTATATGCCTTGCCAGATAATGAAAATCTATACACTAGGATGGTGGGTCTTGCTAGAGAAAATGGACTTGTTGGTACTGTGGATGTTAAATGCTGTGATGTATTAAATTGTGCTTTAGAGCAATATTTAAGAAATATAGTTGAAAGCGGAATCGACTTCATTAGATACAGAGCCAAGAAATATAGTGGGTTATATGACTTAGATGAAAATGGGTTTTATACTGAGGTGGATACTACTAATACTTATAATTCTAATGGACACGATGCtcataaaaacaaatgggGCACTGCTAGTAAtgacaatagtaataatatgaaGGACACTACCAAGCATAAGGAACCCATGTCATCATTGTTCTTGACTAATGAGGATTTACTAGatactttttctttatatccTAACTTAATTGAACCAAGCTCTGTATACTATAATCTAACCTGTAATTATTCAAGAAATGATGACGAAATGGttataaagaaaagtaGGATAGATGATATGCCTTTTTTCGAAAAGGAAAAACCTTCTTTCGTCCCAGTTGATGATAGGAATAACGGCACAAGAGAAGAGTTAAATTGGTTGATCAGAAACATATTGACTAATGAATGA